In one window of Tubulanus polymorphus chromosome 3, tnTubPoly1.2, whole genome shotgun sequence DNA:
- the LOC141902024 gene encoding short transient receptor potential channel 4-associated protein-like, with protein MANNLVYYGKSRKRTHNVAFSKFMSAQLDGRGFKRLHQLPIHILDDLDESLDLMGVPNTIQVLDEYSAKAFYDTDECFETLKEVNTHVTTFESRQSDNVEDMNKYAKIFYEYGGVEVLIRLLMSTSIFPNESKSSRELQCYLRVKSLILQIMSKIITREIGTKVAKELAWQDDLLSYMFSLLAYKKTYITACDLIEDLLQSRRQVFNLSGIKNMRALVPFFDDEKLANFCRILAICISDLDLYENKSSLFAQNKQKRSKGFVNVRDVNQDLLLGIPDLVTRLVNIAVAKPLFFDTPRHHGVGNELDSWMEWIDRSLSDPDAERPETDDFEDFVGGISEPSAVDSPFIQQPGIKISMQLVQRVEVIYVIGLFLVGKHRKKIQRKVADLKLIPGLNDLFDHFIWKCQSHRTSSRLRLRGHNTSCECSPEVALKIQFLRLVHAFCDHSEYKHLLLTQRELTEIKKINEKAGPLKVDNLDNIPSKEMMCKGKKGLLSKIVDVMKKEPTASTFRFWLARAVESYLRGTTSYCDQVFLLRRGLLQHVAGNIVENDIRPKEILQSSFDLLGELIKFNIEAFKKFDRLLDTDAKFNKFVNTINANLVDSNMFIRSLMLSYEHFTNKNSQLAVEYSKVHEENRLLQYIGNFTRQLDYLHKLINIVNVEAITQENVSCLNTTLVFLMFANQRDDLPAYLTGLRDELISNPKDKKGSFTVMKNFRDLLLFWQDHYLHKDKDCSALERSSRISFDYWKQTVASLLSEDRHNGSAILHYLPESMIRMVT; from the exons ATGGCTAACAACTTAGTTTATTATGGTAAAAGCCGAAAAAGAACCCATAACGTAGCATTTTCGAAGTTCATGAGCGCTCAACTAGACGGCCGAGGTTTCAAGAGACTTCACCAG CTACCGATTCACATATTGGACGACTTGGATGAATCGCTCGATTTGATGGGCGTACCGAATACAATTCAGGTGCTAGATGAATACAGCGCAAAGGCATTTTATGATACGGATGAGTGTTTTGAAACATTGAAG GAGGTGAATACTCATGTGACGACTTTTGAATCGAGACAATCTGATAACGTGGAAGACATGAACAAATACGCCAAAATATTTTACGAATACGGCGGCGTAGAG GTATTAATACGTCTTTTAATGTCGACGTCTATATTTCCTAATGAATCTAAAAGCAGTCgag AATTGCAGTGTTATCTGAGAGTGAAAAGTCTGATTCTACAGATAATGTCCAAGATAATAACTAGG GAAATTGGTACAAAAGTAGCCAAAGAATTGGCATGGCAAGACGATCTACTCAGTTACATGTTTTCGTTACTCGCTTATAAAAAGACATATATAACGGCTTGTGATCTTATCGAAGACTTGCTTCAATCCAGGCGACAAGTATTCAATCTGTCTGGAATCA AAAATATGCGGGCTCTTGTACCATTTTTCGACGATGAAAAACTGGCAAATTTTTGTCGAATTCTGGCAATCTGTATATCGGATCTTGATTTATACGAAAACAAGTCATCAC tatttGCTCAGAACAAACAGAAACGAAGTAAAGGTTTTGTTAATGTACGAGACGTTAACCAAG ATCTGCTGTTAGGTATTCCTGACCTCGTTACGAGACTAGTCAATATTGCTGTTGCAAAACCAC TGTTTTTTGATACTCCGAGACATCATGGAGTTGGTAATGAACTAGATAGTTGGATGGAATGGATTGATCGGTCTCTTAGCGATCCAGATGCTGAACGGCCAGAAACTGATGATTTCGAGGATTTTGTTGGTG GTATATCAGAACCATCTGCTGTCGATAGTCCATTTATACAACAGCCTGGTATCAAAATCAGCATGCAGTTAGTTCAGCGCGTCGAAGTTATATATGTTATAGGCTTGTTTTTAGTAGGAAAACATAGGAAAAAG ATTCAACGCAAGGTCGCCGATTTGAAACTTATTCCTGgtttgaatgatttatttgacCATTTTATCTGGAAGTGCCAAAG TCACAGAACTAGCAGCAGATTACGATTAAGAGGACACAACACCAGCTGTGAATGTAGCCCT GAAGTAgctttgaagattcaatttttGAGACTAGTCCATGCATTCTGTGACCATTCGGA ATACAAACATTTACTGCTGACACAGAGGGAATTGACAGAAATCAAGAAAATAAATG AGAAGGCTGGTCCTCTCAAAGTAGATAATTTGGACAACATCCCAAG TAAAGAAATGATGTGCAAAGGAAAGAAAGGATTGCTGAGTAAAATAGTGGATGTGATGAAAAAGGAGCCGACGGCTTCGACGTTTCGATTCTGGTTAGCGCGAGCTGTAGAGAGTTATCTACGGGGAACTACATCTTACTGTGATCAAGTATTCTTACTACGACGAGGTCTTTTACAG CATGTTGCGGGCAACATTGTtgaaaatgatatcagacCGAAAGAAATACTTCAGAGCAGTTTTGATCTGTTAGGTGAACTAATCAAGTTCAACATAGAAGCATTTAAGAAGTTCGACCGATTACTGGACACTGATGCGAAG TTCAACAAATTTGTGAATACCATCAACGCTAATCTGGTCGACTCGAACATGTTCATCAGGAGTCTGATGTTGTCATATGAACACTTTACGaacaaaaattcacaattagctGTTG AATACAGCAAAGTGCATGAAGAAAATCGACTTCTACAGTACATAGGAAACTTCACTCGGCAGTTGGATTATCTTCATAAACTAATCAACATTGTTAATGTCGAGGCAATCACGCAG GAGAACGTAAGCTGTTTGAATACGACGTTAGTGTTTCTGATGTTTGCGAATCAAAGAGACGATTTACCCGCTTACCTCACCGGTCTGCGAGACGAACTTATCAGTAATCCAAAAGACAAGAAAGGAAGTTTCACTGTGATGAAGAATTTCAG AGATCTGTTGTTGTTCTGGCAAGACCATTACTTACATAAAGACAAAGACTGTAGCGCTTTAGAACGG AGCTCACGGATCAGTTTCGATTATTGGAAACAAACGGTGGCGTCATTACTTAGCGAGGATCGTCACAACGGAAGTGCAATCTTACATTACTTACCCGAATCAATGATTAGGATGGTTACATAG
- the LOC141901722 gene encoding uncharacterized protein LOC141901722: MAEDEEGEYLYSLLADDRHIIESLLDVSDRCFPLPEDTIDNDAILFSTKIITGWIPTTRTKRKKFDFVSQQQSSDNNNNGNKKHVLSPSSVGFFDWKSVVEPDTYRYVHNNSYHRMKVNHRMSAKNDSSNYQRLRNIRRQLTADQHALQREIRRDLKKEAGAKQSGTNFGLNHSQSDVNISNNKRSKSSSPAPKEIVLTADDITSSLQALDLPNLLTKSFSEKMVENFSEKMVALEEEMKKDLRYKLRMRRQTEPADKLQKIAADLETLNSNASKKSHPSKNSLRNNSKHVPKLDALAQETFHVRSVLKSNQSTMLRPLTKVTPHQRMCDDNHKMLLTQLKFSKSLSEADTLVPPCTYAWDNDCYSAPSAVPVSTNDGNKRNKFANLEEAILSRAIKKIIPQRRVSQTPQKEHKSKFRKAVNVTPSHPASNAPISTVVNDEQNMNCYVRKASIPGQHSVAAMFLPELSGKRMEISTTNHRIT; encoded by the coding sequence ATGGCTGAAGACGAAGAGGGAGAATACTTATACAGTTTATTAGCAGACGATCGTCATATTATAGAATCACTACTCGACGTAAGTGATCGGTGTTTTCCGCTACCGGAGGATACCATCGATAATGACGCCATTTTGTTCTCGACCAAAATTATCACAGGATGGATACCAACGACTCGGACGAAACGGAAAAAATTTGACTTCGTTTCACAACAACAGTCTTCCGATAATAACAATAACGGAAACAAAAAGCACGTATTATCGCCAAGTTCCGTAGGATTTTTCGATTGGAAGTCGGTCGTCGAACCGGATACTTATCGGTACGTGCACAACAACAGCTATCATCGCATGAAAGTGAACCATCGCATGAGCGCGAAAAACGATTCGTCGAACTATCAACGCTTGCGGAACATTCGGCGACAATTGACTGCCGATCAGCACGCGTTACAGAGAGAAATTCGTCGCGATTTGAAAAAGGAGGCCGGTGCAAAGCAATCGGGAACAAATTTCGGTTTGAATCATAGTCAATCGGATGTGAATATCAGCAATAACAAACGTTCGAAATCGTCGTCGCCGGCGCCGAAAGAGATCGTTCTGACTGCAGACGATATTACGTCGTCGTTGCAAGCTCTCGATTTACCGAACTTGTTGACAAAAAGTTTCTCAGAGAAAATGGTCGAGAATTTCTCTGAGAAAATGGTCGCGTTGGAGGAGGAAATGAAGAAAGACCTGCGGTATAAATTGCGAATGCGTCGGCAGACCGAACCAGCCGATAAGTTGCAGAAGATCGCGGCCGATTTAGAAACGTTGAATTCGAACGCGTCGAAGAAATCTCATCCGTCGAAAAACAGCCTTCGCAATAATAGTAAACACGTGCCAAAATTAGACGCGTTAGCTCAAGAGACATTTCATGTTCGATCAGTGCTCAAATCTAATCAATCGACAATGCTCCGTCCATTGACAAAAGTTACGCCTCACCAAAGAATGTGCGACGACAATCATAAAATGCTGCTCacgcaattgaaattttcgaaGTCGCTTTCGGAAGCGGATACTTTAGTGCCTCCTTGTACGTATGCCTGGGATAATGACTGCTACAGTGCGCCATCCGCTGTACCCGTATCGACGAATGATGGAAATAAACGCAATAAATTCGCCAACTTGGAAGAAGCGATTCTGTCTCGTGcaataaaaaagataatacCTCAGCGAAGAGTGTCGCAAACTCCTCAAAAAGAGCATAAGTCGAAATTTCGAAAGGCGGTCAATGTAACGCCGTCACATCCGGCGTCAAATGCACCGATAAGTACGGTCGTAAACGAcgaacaaaatatgaattgttACGTCAGAAAAGCTTCGATTCCTGGCCAACATTCGGTGGCTGCGATGTTTTTACCAGAATTATCAGGGAAGCGTATGGAAATATCAACCACCAATCATCGAATTACTTAA